From one Lolium rigidum isolate FL_2022 chromosome 4, APGP_CSIRO_Lrig_0.1, whole genome shotgun sequence genomic stretch:
- the LOC124650359 gene encoding uncharacterized protein LOC124650359: MAEEKKKHKHKHKEKEKEKKDKAATGESASFKPCVDVKGIRFGGQFIVKSFTVRRASPLELLRLLDIPPSYLSELQSLPFPSTTAYMPTSFTILAHQAWHTLTLGLGTKKSKVVLFVFESEAMKCAVDQLWPAMIPLGDVNKKLIRGLSGSEMARFKFRKGCLTIYVYAVRRLGAAGFVRADDLRRILQAVVELKDFLDHTAMLAMPSQRSITLQSRTAASQ; this comes from the coding sequence ATggcagaggagaagaagaagcacaagcacaagcacaaggagaaagagaaggagaagaaggacaAGGCCGCGACGGGGGAGTCGGCCAGCTTCAAGCCGTGCGTGGACGTGAAGGGCATCCGCTTCGGCGGGCAGTTCATCGTCAAGTCGTTCACGGTGCGCCGCGCGTCGCCGCTGGAGCTGCTCCGGCTGCTGGACATCCCGCCGTCGTACCTGAGCGAGCTGCAGAGCCTGCCGTTCCCGTCCACCACCGCGTACATGCCCACCAGCTTCACCATCCTGGCGCACCAGGCGTGGCACACGCTCACGCTCGGCCTGGGCACAAAGAAGTCCAAGGTGGTGCTCTTCGTCTTCGAGTCCGAGGCCATGAAGTGCGCCGTGGACCAGCTCTGGCCGGCCATGATCCCGCTCGGCGACGTCAACAAGAAGCTCATCCGCGGGCTGTCTGGGAGCGAGATGGCGAGGTTCAAGTTCAGGAAAGGGTGCCTCACCATCTACGTCTACGCCGTGCGCCGGTTGGGCGCCGCGGGCTTCGTGCGCGCCGACGACCTCAGGAGGATACTGCAGGCCGTGGTGGAGCTCAAGGACTTCTTGGATCACACCGCCATGCTCGCCATGCCCAGCCAGAGGAGCATCACGTTGCAGTCCCGGACCGCGGCGTCGCAATGA